The sequence CACGATCAGGGTGGTAGGCCCTTCGTAGGTGCCTATCCGGTCGAGGAAGTCGGGGCTGGTCCAGTTCTTCAGGTAGGACTCCCACGTCGCCTGGTCCATCGTCGAGCGGTTGCGGTCGACGAGGTTCTTCAAATCTGTCTCGTCGATGTGTGGTGCCAGTGCGCCCCGGATGGCTGCACCCGGGTCTGCCCAGGCCGCGGCGAAAGATTCGTAGGTCGCCTGGTCGAGAGGGGTACCCGCCGGGGAGACGGGCGTCAGTGCGACGACCGAGGTCACGCGTTCAGGTGCGAGGGTCGCCACCCGAAGAGCTGTGGTGCCGCCCATCGAATGTCCGAGTACGGAAAAGGTCGACCATCCGAGCTGGTCGGCGGCGCCGAGGGCGACCGCGGCCATCCCGTCGATTCCGTCGGCCGGCGCCTCGGGACGGTTCACCCCGTATCCCGGAAAGTCGACGTACGCGTAGGTGAAGCGGGACTGATCCGTCAGGGCGCGTGCTTTGAGCCACACGCTGCTGTCCAGCGCCCAGCCGTGCAACACCAAGACCCGATGGTCACCGTTTCCTTCGATCGCTGCAATCGCGTTCACTGCCGTACCTCCCTGTCGGCGACGCTGAAACTCCAGCCGTCGGTTGATCACTCCGAACGAACCTAGAACCGCAGTAGGGCGTCGGCGTGTCCGATTGTGAAACACACCCACGCGGCGGATGCATGTGCCATTTTCGGACACTTTCGGCGCCGGACGCACCCATAGTGTGGCGCCACCTGCCTGCTGAACAGACTTGCCCATGACACGAAGGAGAACACACCATGGCACTCGATCTTGCGGTCAAGAATTTGATAGACACTCTGAACGAGCAGGGACTGAAGTCGTTCGAGCAGATGAGCATTGCTGAAGTCCGTGAGGTCGTCGAGTCCTTCAGCGGCCTCCAGGCACCGAAGGCAGACGTCGCGCGTGTTGTCGATACGGTCTACCCCGGACCCGGCGGCGATCAGGCAATTCGCCTCTACATCCCGGAGTCCGACACTCCGCTGCCGGTCGTGCTGTACATCCACGGTGGTGGCTGGGTCGCCGGCAGCCTCGACGTCACCGAGCAGCCATGCCGCGCGCTGGCCTCCGACGCGCAAGTCATCGTCGCCGCACCGAGTTACCGGAAGGCACCCGAGCACAAGTTCCCTGCCGCACCCGACGATGCATTCGCCGCACT comes from Rhodococcus oxybenzonivorans and encodes:
- a CDS encoding alpha/beta fold hydrolase, encoding MNAIAAIEGNGDHRVLVLHGWALDSSVWLKARALTDQSRFTYAYVDFPGYGVNRPEAPADGIDGMAAVALGAADQLGWSTFSVLGHSMGGTTALRVATLAPERVTSVVALTPVSPAGTPLDQATYESFAAAWADPGAAIRGALAPHIDETDLKNLVDRNRSTMDQATWESYLKNWTSPDFLDRIGTYEGPTTLIVGESDPFVTAEYLGDTLVALPHGNLRTVRGKAGHYPMVENAPETVALWEQSLY